The nucleotide window aattttatttattactatcCTTCCTGGTTGTTTCTTTGGATGCCATAATTCAAACTTCCTAAATTGATACTAACATCATTATATAATGACAAATCTTGGCTTTAATTTGCTTTATTTGTCATTTAACAAAAGCCTTGTTCAATTCAATAGATGGGTGATTTTGATATGCCTATAAATATAATCCTAGTTTATCCTCACTTCTTCATTCCACTCCACAATTCAGTTAATAACTCTGTACCTTTGATTGgaataaaccaaaaatatttccaAGTGAGTTGAGTAGATCGCAATAATGCTTTATTGTGggttcaattttctcttttgtgTGGTGGCCATTCTATGCATCAATTTGTTATGTGCagaaatttttcataaaaacaagTGTGTGGAGACAGAGAGGAGAGCCCTGCTCAAGTTTAAAGATGCTCTCATTCTTGGAAGGAACGACCTTACCTCATGGAAAGGTGAAGAATGTTGCAAATGGGAAGGGATTTCATGTGATAATTTAACTGGTCATGTAACCATTTTGGATCTCCATGCTTTAGATTATACTAAAGGATTGCAAGGTAAGTTAGATTCTTCAATATGTGAACTGCAACATCTTACTTCTTTAAATCTTGATAATAATCGCATTGAAGGAAAGATTCCAAAGTGCATTGGTTCACTTGGTAAGTTGATAGAGTTAAATCTTATTGGTAACAAACTTGTTAGTGTCATTCCTCCTAGTCTAGGGAACCTTTCCAATTTGCAAACTCTTGACCTTGGATTTAATGACTTGACTGCAAATGACCTTGAATGGATTTCTCACCTCTCTAATTTGAGATACCTTGGTCTATCAAATGTCAATCTCACTCTAGCTGTTGATTGGTTGTCATCAATAAGCAAAATTCCTTCTCTGTCTAACCTTTATTTATTCGAATATCTCGATCTCTCATATAATGAATTCCAAAGTAGCATACTAAAATCTTTTAGGAATATGTCTCAACTGCAAGAGTTGCAACTAAACTACAATAAATTGTCTAGCAAACTTAGTGACAACATACAAAAATTGTGTTCCGCAGAAAATGGTTTAAGGAAATTGGATCTAAGCGATAACCCATTTATTAGAGGACCACTTCCTGatttttcttgcttttcatCATTGGAGGCATTATCTCTTCGAAATGCCAATGTTGTTGGGACATTTCTAAAATCAACTGTTCATTTTCCTACTCTTCGATCTCTAGATCTGTCCCAAAATCAGTTGAATTTTGTGGAAATCATTGATCATGCATATCTACCAACCATATACTCTCTAGATCTCAGTTTTAACCAATTGAATGGGTCACAACCACTATTTGAGATTACTAAACTTGCCTCATTAAAAACACTACATCTTTCCCATAATCATTTGAGTGGGTCAATTCCACATACAATTGGCCAACTTTCTAGTCTTGCAAAGTTGCTTCTCTCTTCAAATAAATTGAGCGGTGTCATTAATGAAACACATCTATCAAACTTATCTCAATTGAGAATTTTGGACGTGTCTCAAAACTCCCTTTCATTAAACTTGAGTTTGAAATGGGTTCCACCTTTCAAGCTAGAAAGACTATATGCATCATCCTGTACATTAGGTCCTAAATTTCCAGCATGGCTCAAACATCAAGGGGAACTTGAGATTCTTGACATCTCTCATAATGGTATTTCAGATTCATTTCCTAAATGGTTTTGGAATCTATCTTTGAGTTTGCGATACTTGAATGTTTCACATAACATACTTAAAGGAACCTTGCCAAAATCATTTACAAGAACAAAAggtaattatgattatgatcatGGGTGGGATGTATGGGATTTTAGTTTCAATAATATGAATGGTTCATTGCCTGCTTTTCCAGAACTGGGTGTTTTATTTCTCTCAAAGAATATGTTAACAGGGTCTCTATCTTCTTTTTGCACATCCTCATCTCAAAGTTTAATACAATTGGACATGTCTAGTAATTTTCTAGAGGGACAACTTTCTGATTGTTGGGGAAAGTTTAAATCTCTAGAAGTTCTAAATTTGGCCGAAAATAATTTATCAGGGAAACTACCCAACTCATTTGGTGCTCTACGACAAATTAAATCACTCCATTTAAATAGAAATAACTTCTCTGGTGAAATTCCATCTTTGATTCTTTGTCACAAATTGCAATTAATTGATGTTGGTGATAACAATCTTCAAGGAACTTTACCGATGTGGATAGGTCATCATCTTCTTCAGTTGAGTAATTTACGTATGCGGGCAAATAAGTTCCAAGGAAACATTCCTACAAGTCTTTGTAATCTATCATTTCTTCAGGTATTGGATCTCTCTCAAAACAATATAATAGGGGAAATACCACAATGTTTTGATCGGATAGTTGCTTTATCAAATTTGAGCTTTCCAAGAACAACATTTCAACATATGTCATTCATTCACTTTGTGGAAAATGAAGTGTATGAAACTGGCCCTTTCATTGACAAGGAAATATTGGCATGGAAAGGATCAAACAGTGAATATGATAAAATTCTTGGATTGGTGACTATCATTGATCTTTCGTGCAACCACTTAACAGGAGAGATACCTCAAAGTATAACAAAACTCGTGGCATTAGCTACTTTAAACCTTTCAAGGAATAATCTCACAGGAATCATTCCTAGCAAAATTGGTCATATGGAAAGGTTAGAATCACTCGACTTGTCAAGAAACCATCTTTCTGGTAGAATGCCAACGAGCTTTTCAAATTTGACATCTCTTAATAACATGAACTTGTCTTTCAATAACTTAGACGACAAAATTCCAGTAAGCACTCAACTACAAATTTTGATTCCTATTCATATGTGGGGAATAATCGACTTTGTGGATTGACTCATAAATCTTTGTCCAAGTGATGTGATTTCTTCAACTAGAACCAATGATAAACATGTCACtagtgaagaagatgaagataagCTCATAACTTTTGGGTTTTATGTTAGCTTGGTACTTGGTTTCATAATTGGATTTTGGGGAGTTTGTGGAACTCTTGTGATTAAAACATCATGGAGGCGTGCCTATTTCAAATTCTTCAACAACATGAAAGATTGGATCTATGTCACTCTAGCAGTTTTTGTAAATAGGTTGAAGAAGAGATTCCAAGTTGAAGATTAACTGGTAAATTCCATATAATATAgcttctattttaattttcaataataCAGAAGTGTATTTGtgtatatcatatatataactcatttctttaacaatatTTGTAGGTAAAAGCTTCAATTGATCAGAATTGAGAGAGTGATATGTCACAATGTCTTCATCAATATATGTTCCAATTGGAACATGCATTGTTCATCCAAGAGTATTTTTTGGCTAtcatctttaattatctatttaTATACTATAGAGTGCATGAAGACTACTTGCTTGTGTATTGTTTTTTGAATCCTTGTGTAATACTatggaaataaaatatgtatgtggatttttttaaattaaatattttgttatattaaataaactttttaatcGCTTAATACTGTAGATTTTGAACAAAGATTGTGTCCTTttatactttattttaaaacaaatggcAGTAAAgcctttttaaaattgattaataagAGAAAAAGCATTGGGTGACTAGGTCAAAACTCAGGGTAAACAGCTTGAGGCATAATCAATCTCTATCTTGTTAAAAATCTTACTAAAAAAGCTCAATGAGATAAAACCTAGGTGAAGTGAAATAGAATGCAATGTAAACAAAAGTTTGAGCCGTTGAAAACATCAATAGAAACAATAATGAGGGTACCTTAAGATACTACggttaaataaatatgaaacatAAGAAGGGATAAAGTCCCACATAACAAAACCATACCATTTTGTGGAGCTCATCAAGAGAAGCAATTTTTTCTACACAATGATTGCCATCTCGAAAgacatagaaaataattaatcagCCTTGATTCTTGGAAGAAAGAGTAACCAATTGAGCCGTCTCTCGAGAATAATAAATTTTCAGATAATGAAAACTCAGGAAGCTCAGGAACTAGTGCTGCTGTGGTTAAGTGGTCTTATAATATTGTTAAAGACATATAAAGCATTACTAATTGTTGaaaattggcttcaaatttgtggtttggaagaacagagaaatcatGATACGATTTTGTAATGTCGTGAGCTGGTTTGCAGGGTgtcaaatcgtggcacgattttgtgAAAACGTGACACAATTTTCAAACTTGCTGGGTacgttttcaggataaggttggtcgtaccttgggtcgtacgcaccaaTCATGGCACGATTTGgaaaacgtggcacgattttatcagctgaagactgctataaaagtgttcttgtgcagattttgaaggagagcttgaagagagagaaacttggattacaaaggaggtaactttagggttgagtgtctttgtagtgaggatctcttgggttggaaaacattgtaaacaccttgggtagtgagatttcaccattggaaggatcaaaagcttccttttgtgtCTTCTCTTTAGGGTTCATTATTGAGAGAGTGGGAAACACAAATGGGTAGAAATCAtgtcttgttcttgtgtaagcttgcaagctattttcttgtaactctttgtaacactttcatcatagtgggTTGGCGAGCTGCTCTCTTCCCTagattaggtcatattggaccgaactgggtcaacaatcttttggtgtgtttgttcctttcttttatTGCTTATCTTTGTGCTTTGTTTATACTTGTGGTGTTGGTCTACACCAAGTCTAggtctgtttttgttgttgttgcttggagacactttacacattgattaccacttcctttgctccacacatctttgtttttcATCGGTGTGATTTTCAccggaattcacaacaattggcgcccaccgtggggcatagGCATTATTGGTATAGTTGGtatcatgggttcaaagtgggacaTCGATAAGTTCACCGGAAGTAATGATTTCGGGTTGTGGAAGGTTAAGATGCAAGCGATTTTGACACAACAAAAGTGTGTAGAAGCATTGAAGGGTGAAGCGGCGATTCCGGCAACTTTGACACAAGCGGAGAAACGTGAGATGATAGACAAGGCAAAGAGTGCCATTGTTTTATGTCTTGGAGATAAGGTCTTAAGGGATGTCGCGAGAGAAGCTACCGCGGCATCGATGCGGGCTAAGTTGGAGTCATTTTACATGACGAAATCTTCTGCTCATAGGCAACTCTTGAAATTGGACCTATGGAAACAGTAAAAATTGGACCTATTGAAACGTAGGTAAGTTTTTTGTCCTAGTTAAATAGTTTAAACAAAGAGTAAAACTGAAAGAAAAAGTCAGATTATAACTATCTAttctcttccttcaaaaaaaaaaaaactatttattctcttatataataataataacaacaacatcaataataataacatctAGATGGGAGGAAGCAATAGTCCTGCCAATTGTGCAAGATTCATTGACttcatattattatatatatcttttttgatAATGACtgttatatattaattttttgactagactatcactactagaaaaaacaaaattagcaggggaaattagtgacggaaaaaataaaattcctcacaaattttatggtcgcaaaatttagtgacggaattagagagggatttcatgttttccctcacaaaatttccctcactaatttttgtttttttagtagtgtattacatatatttttttaatgacaaatatatattaaatataaaaaagagaaatcTCCTACAAGAGTTCAAACATACATATAAATTTGAGTTCAAGAAGTACTTAGGCCAGgcgatataaaataaaagaatccCTCCGACATAAAAACAAGAGCATAAACTAAAACCACAACAGAAACACATGACTCCTAACAGGAACACAACAGCCGAACAAAAGGAAGACTATGAGTAGAAGCCTTGAGTCGACCAACGCCTAGATAAATCCACCACAAAACACTATCGGTGCCAACACAAAATGGATTCATGATCCCACTCTGGACTAAACTATTATAGATAATACCACTATTTTGTTTCAtgacatataaatatttttaatatacataatGACACATCAAACATTTAACTTATTATTATCTTGACTtgaatttgtttgtttgaattatGTGACACCCGAAGAAACAACCAGGAAAGCAGACATTTTCAGCAGATGCATGTGTGTTATTTTGCTGTCTATAAATTAATATGACCATTGTTTATCATTATTCCACTTCATAATTCAGTTAACTGctctttcctaaaaaaataaaaataaagttaactcTATCTCTTTGATTGGAATATCCAAAACTATTTATCAAAGGGAATTGAGTAGATCGCAATGAAGCAgttcacttttcttttttgtatggCGAGCATTCTATGCATCAGTTTGGTCTGTGCTCAAAGTTTTCAAATGAACAAGTGTGTTGAGACAGAGAGGCGAGCTCTACTCAAGTTTAAAGATGCTCTCATTTTCGGAAGGGACTACGTTATTACCTCATGGAAAGGTGAAGAATGTTGCAAATGGATAGGAATTTCATGTGATAATATGACATGTAATCAGTTTGGATTACCAAGACTTGGATTTTAATAATAGATTAAAAGGTAAGTTAGATTCTTCAATATGTGAATTGCAACACCTTACTTCTTTAAATCTTGGTTATAATCTCTTAGAAGGAAAGATACCAAAGTGCATTGGCTCACTTGGTCAATTGATAGAATTGAATCTTGTAGGTAACCAACTAGTTGGTGTCATTCCTCCTACTTTGGGGAATTTAATTGCTACATGATAGCAGATGACCTTCAATGGCTTTCTCGCCTCTCTAATTTGAGATACCTTGATATGTCATGTGTAAACCTTAGTCTAGCTGTTGGTTGGTTGTCGTCAATAAGCAAAATTCCTTCTCTGTCTGAACTTCATTTATCAACTTGTGGTCTCCATCAAGTCACTCCTAAATCCATTATTCACCTGAATTCTTCCATTTCTTTGAAACTCCTTGGTCATGGGGAAAACAGTTTCAACTCTTCCATTCTGCAATGGATTGTTAATGTTTGCAAAGTCCTCACACATCTTGATCTTTCATTCAATTCTTTGCAACAAAATATTCCAAATGACATTGGAAACATGGTATTTCTTCAATATCTTGACCTCTCATTTAATGAACTCCAAGGTAGCATACCAAAATCCTTTAGTAGTATGTGTCAACTTAAAAAGTTAGACCTAAGCTACAACAAACTATCCGGCCAACTAAGTCACAATATCCAACAACTGTGTTGTGCACACAATGGTTTACAGGAATTGGATTTAGGTGATAATCCATTCGAAAGTCAGCCAATTCCTGATATTTCATGCTTTTCATCCTTGGATACATTATCGCTTCGAAATACCAATATTGTCGGCATACTACCAAAATCATTTTTCCACATGCCTTTTCTTGGAACTTTAGATTTTTCCCATAATCATTTGAATGGTGTGGATATCATTGATGAAACACATCTATCAAACTTATCTAAATTAACAGTTTTGGATGTGacacaaaattcacttttattcAACTTGAGTTCAAATTGGATTCCACATTTCAGACTAGATACCCTACATGCATCTTCGTGCACATTGGGTCCTAAATTTCCAGGATGGCTCAAACATAATGGGGAACTTAGGAATCTAGAAATCTCTAATATTggtattttagattcatttccAAAATGGTTTTGGAATCTATCTTCAAGTTTGACATACTTGAACGTATCGTATAACAAACTTAATGGACCCTTGCCAATGTCATTTCCAagtatgaaattaaaatatgatcaCTTTTTTGTGTGGGATTTTAgtttcaacaatttgaatggttCATTGCCTCCTTTTCCAGAATTGAGTTCCCTGTTTCTCTCAAATAATATGTTTTCTGGGTCATATCGTCCTTTTGTACATCTTCACCACATAACTTAATTTATTTGGACTTGTCTAGTAATTTTCTAGGGGGGAAACTTTCAGATTG belongs to Medicago truncatula cultivar Jemalong A17 chromosome 6, MtrunA17r5.0-ANR, whole genome shotgun sequence and includes:
- the LOC25480215 gene encoding receptor-like protein EIX1 — its product is MLYCGFNFLFCVVAILCINLLCAEIFHKNKCVETERRALLKFKDALILGRNDLTSWKGEECCKWEGISCDNLTGHVTILDLHALDYTKGLQGKLDSSICELQHLTSLNLDNNRIEGKIPKCIGSLGKLIELNLIGNKLVSVIPPSLGNLSNLQTLDLGFNDLTANDLEWISHLSNLRYLGLSNVNLTLAVDWLSSISKIPSLSNLYLFEYLDLSYNEFQSSILKSFRNMSQLQELQLNYNKLSSKLSDNIQKLCSAENGLRKLDLSDNPFIRGPLPDFSCFSSLEALSLRNANVVGTFLKSTVHFPTLRSLDLSQNQLNFVEIIDHAYLPTIYSLDLSFNQLNGSQPLFEITKLASLKTLHLSHNHLSGSIPHTIGQLSSLAKLLLSSNKLSGVINETHLSNLSQLRILDVSQNSLSLNLSLKWVPPFKLERLYASSCTLGPKFPAWLKHQGELEILDISHNGISDSFPKWFWNLSLSLRYLNVSHNILKGTLPKSFTRTKGNYDYDHGWDVWDFSFNNMNGSLPAFPELGVLFLSKNMLTGSLSSFCTSSSQSLIQLDMSSNFLEGQLSDCWGKFKSLEVLNLAENNLSGKLPNSFGALRQIKSLHLNRNNFSGEIPSLILCHKLQLIDVGDNNLQGTLPMWIGHHLLQLSNLRMRANKFQGNIPTSLCNLSFLQVLDLSQNNIIGEIPQCFDRIVALSNLSFPRTTFQHMSFIHFVENEVYETGPFIDKEILAWKGSNSEYDKILGLVTIIDLSCNHLTGEIPQSITKLVALATLNLSRNNLTGIIPSKIGHMERLESLDLSRNHLSGRMPTSFSNLTSLNNMNLSFNNLDDKIPVSTQLQILIPIHMWGIIDFVD
- the LOC112418259 gene encoding uncharacterized protein, whose amino-acid sequence is MGSKWDIDKFTGSNDFGLWKVKMQAILTQQKCVEALKGEAAIPATLTQAEKREMIDKAKSAIVLCLGDKVLRDVAREATAASMRAKLESFYMTKSSAHRQLLKLDLWKQ